The proteins below come from a single Ictalurus punctatus breed USDA103 chromosome 24, Coco_2.0, whole genome shotgun sequence genomic window:
- the icam5 gene encoding intercellular adhesion molecule 5 isoform X2: MLYLTHLIGLVLIALINGDCPVKIQPVKLVVEFGDSVSANCSTTIAHKGMGWEASEGAVDMMEDVHFVTWRVESLTHWDIKPICYIHVNSEQCELGPSVTVYKCPDRVSISTVNHKGPMIEGREYELQCDVQNVAPVHLLTVNWYKGQHLVKRESFSDKSTFPSNKTTTLQISPSRDDDAVQYRCEAELNLGPEGPQPPPIVTSDPLNIAVHYKPLITCSDWSPMINTPLDSYPYNVMGNPSPNITWYRDKSSVSTSTRLSRNDSGQYQYVASNVIGSASCVTKITVEYAPTFTCPAHYEGMEHESFLDKCSVMASPAADITWEKDGKIVNPLHNLAREDSGSYLITAVNKHGTEHHKLTINVLCDCPIKIQPVKLMVEFGDSVSAICSTTIAHKGMGWEASQGAVDMMEEVQNITWRVESLITWDIKPICYINVNFEQCELGLSLTIYKRPDWVSISTVNHKGPMTEGREYELQCDVQNVAPVQNLTVNWYKGQHLVKRESFSDKSPFPDNKTTTLQISPSRDDDGVQYRCEAELILGPEGPQPPPIVTADPLNIAVHYKPVITCSDWSPMINTPLDSYPYNVMGNPSPNITWYRDKSPVSTSIRLSRNDLGQYQYVASNVIGSASCVTKITVEYAPTFTCPAHYEGMEHESFLDKCSVMASPAADITWEKDGKIVNPLHNLTSEDSGSYLITAVNKHGTEKHKLTINVFCDCPVKIQPVKLVVEFGDSVSANCSTTIAHKGMGWEASQGAVEMMEDVHFVTWRVESLTHWDIKPFCYINVNSEHCEPWLSVTIYKRPDWVSISTVNHTGPMTEGREYELQCDVQNVAPVHLLTVNWYKGQHLVKRESFSDKSPFPDNKTTTLQISPSRDDDGVQYRCEAELNLGPEGPQPPPKVTSDPLNIAVHLD, encoded by the exons ATGCTGTACCTTACACACCTTATCGGCCTGGTCCTGATCGCACTCATAAATG GTGATTGTCCCGTTAAAATACAGCCTGTTAAATTAGTGGTGGAGTTTGGAGATTCAGTCTCAGCTAACTGTTCTACAACCATCGCACACAAAGGCATGGGCTGGGAGGCATCTGAGGGAGCAGTAGACATGATGGAAGATGTTCACTTTGTCACCTGGAGGGTAGAGAGCCTCACACACTGGGACATAAAACCAATTTGCTACATACATGTAAACTCTGAGCAGTGCGAACTCGGGCCCTCAGTTACTGTTTACA AGTGTCCAGACCGGGTGTCCATCAGCACCGTGAATCACAAAGGGCCGATGATTGAAGGCAGAGAGTACGAGCTCCAGTGTGATGTTCAGAATGTTGCTCCTGTTCATCTCCTCACTGTGAACTGGTACAAAGGACAACATCTAGTGAAAAGAGAAAGCTTTTCTGATAAGAGCACATTTCCATCTAATAAAACCACAACACTTCAGATCTCCCCGAGCAGAGATGATGATGCAGTTCAGTACAGATGTGAGGCAGAACTGAATCTGGGACCAGAAGGACCTCAACCTCCTCCTATAGTGACATCAGATCCTCTCAACATTGCAGTTCACT ATAAACCCTTAATAACTTGTTCAGATTGGTCTCCTATGATAAATACCCCCTTGGACTCTTATCCTTATAATGTTATGGGAAATCCATCTCCAAATATCACCTGGTATCGAGACAAATCATCGGTCAGCACTAGTACACGTCTCAGCAGGAACGACTCGGGCCAGTATCAATACGTTGCCTCTAATGTGATAGGAAGTGCATCCTGTGTCACAAAGATCACAGTGGAGT ATGCTCCTACATTTACATGTCCTGCACACTATGAGGGGATGGAGCATGAGTCCTTCTTAGATAAATGTTCAGTTATGGCTTCTCCTGCAGCAGACATCACCTGGGAAAAAGATGGGAAAATAGTGAACCCTCTTCATAATCTCGCAAGGGAGGATAGCGGCTCATATTTGATAACAGCCGTGAACAAGCATGGAACTGAGCACCACAAGTTGACCATTAATGTTCTCT GTGATTGTCCCATTAAAATACAGCCTGTTAAATTAATGGTGGAGTTTGGAGATTCAGTCTCAGCTATCTGTTCTACAACCATCGCCCACAAAGGCATGGGCTGGGAGGCATCTCAGGGAGCAGTAGACATGATGGAAGAGGTCCAGAACATCACCTGGAGGGTAGAGAGCCTCATTACCTGGGACATAAAACCAATTTGCTACATAAATGTAAACTTCGAGCAGTGTGAACTCGGGCTCTCACTTACTATTTACA AGCGTCCAGACTGGGTGTCCATCAGCACCGTGAATCACAAAGGGCCGATGACTGAAGGCAGAGAGTACGAGCTCCAGTGTGATGTTCAGAATGTTGCTCCTGTTCAAAACCTCACTGTGAACTGGTACAAAGGACAACATCTAGTGAAAAGAGAAAGCTTTTCTGATAAGAGCCCATTTCCAGATAATAAAACCACAACACTTCAGATCTCCCCGAGCAGAGATGATGATGGAGTTCAGTACAGATGTGAGGCAGAACTGATTCTGGGACCAGAAGGACCTCAACCTCCTCCTATAGTGACAGCAGATCCTCTCAACATTGCAGTTCACT ACAAACCCGTAATAACTTGTTCAGATTGGTCTCCTATGATAAATACCCCCTTGGACTCTTATCCTTATAATGTTATGGGAAATCCATCTCCAAATATCACCTGGTATCGAGACAAATCACCGGTCAGCACTAGTATACGTCTCAGCAGGAACGACTTGGGCCAGTATCAATACGTTGCCTCTAATGTGATAGGAAGTGCATCCTGTGTCACAAAGATCACAGTGGAGT ATGCTCCTACATTTACATGTCCTGCACACTATGAGGGGATGGAGCATGAGTCCTTCTTAGATAAATGTTCAGTTATGGCTTCTCCTGCAGCAGACATCACCTGGGAAAAAGATGGGAAAATAGTGAACCCTCTTCATAATCTCACAAGTGAGGATAGCGGCTCATATTTGATAACAGCCGTGAACAAGCATGGAACTGAGAAACACAAGTTGACCATTAATGTTTTCT GTGATTGTCCCGTTAAAATACAGCCTGTTAAATTAGTGGTGGAGTTTGGAGATTCAGTCTCAGCTAACTGTTCTACAACCATCGCCCACAAAGGCATGGGCTGGGAGGCATCTCAGGGAGCAGTAGAGATGATGGAAGATGTTCACTTTGTCACCTGGAGGGTAGAGAGCCTCACGCACTGGGACATAAAACCATTTTGCTACATAAATGTAAACTCCGAGCATTGCGAACCCTGGCTCTCAGTTACTATTTACA AGCGTCCAGACTGGGTGTCCATCAGCACCGTGAATCACACAGGGCCGATGACTGAAGGCAGAGAGTACGAGCTCCAGTGTGATGTTCAGAATGTTGCTCCTGTTCATCTCCTCACTGTGAACTGGTACAAAGGACAACATCTAGTGAAAAGAGAAAGCTTTTCTGATAAGAGCCCATTTCCAGATAATAAAACCACAACACTTCAGATCTCCCCGAGCAGAGATGATGATGGAGTTCAGTACAGATGTGAGGCAGAACTGAATCTGGGACCAGAAGGACCTCAACCTCCTCCTAAAGTGACATCAGATCCTCTCAACATTGCAGTTCACT TGGACTGA
- the icam5 gene encoding intercellular adhesion molecule 5 isoform X1 — MLYLTHLIGLVLIALINGDCPVKIQPVKLVVEFGDSVSANCSTTIAHKGMGWEASEGAVDMMEDVHFVTWRVESLTHWDIKPICYIHVNSEQCELGPSVTVYKCPDRVSISTVNHKGPMIEGREYELQCDVQNVAPVHLLTVNWYKGQHLVKRESFSDKSTFPSNKTTTLQISPSRDDDAVQYRCEAELNLGPEGPQPPPIVTSDPLNIAVHYKPLITCSDWSPMINTPLDSYPYNVMGNPSPNITWYRDKSSVSTSTRLSRNDSGQYQYVASNVIGSASCVTKITVEYAPTFTCPAHYEGMEHESFLDKCSVMASPAADITWEKDGKIVNPLHNLAREDSGSYLITAVNKHGTEHHKLTINVLYGPRIKPDNPLEVVKVDEEVSLSCTAEGNPEPEVRWSFQNHVMATGRRQTVLTISNTSLTDAGVYTCTATNNLGNDIRTVSLMVESDCPIKIQPVKLMVEFGDSVSAICSTTIAHKGMGWEASQGAVDMMEEVQNITWRVESLITWDIKPICYINVNFEQCELGLSLTIYKRPDWVSISTVNHKGPMTEGREYELQCDVQNVAPVQNLTVNWYKGQHLVKRESFSDKSPFPDNKTTTLQISPSRDDDGVQYRCEAELILGPEGPQPPPIVTADPLNIAVHYKPVITCSDWSPMINTPLDSYPYNVMGNPSPNITWYRDKSPVSTSIRLSRNDLGQYQYVASNVIGSASCVTKITVEYAPTFTCPAHYEGMEHESFLDKCSVMASPAADITWEKDGKIVNPLHNLTSEDSGSYLITAVNKHGTEKHKLTINVFCDCPVKIQPVKLVVEFGDSVSANCSTTIAHKGMGWEASQGAVEMMEDVHFVTWRVESLTHWDIKPFCYINVNSEHCEPWLSVTIYKRPDWVSISTVNHTGPMTEGREYELQCDVQNVAPVHLLTVNWYKGQHLVKRESFSDKSPFPDNKTTTLQISPSRDDDGVQYRCEAELNLGPEGPQPPPKVTSDPLNIAVHLD; from the exons ATGCTGTACCTTACACACCTTATCGGCCTGGTCCTGATCGCACTCATAAATG GTGATTGTCCCGTTAAAATACAGCCTGTTAAATTAGTGGTGGAGTTTGGAGATTCAGTCTCAGCTAACTGTTCTACAACCATCGCACACAAAGGCATGGGCTGGGAGGCATCTGAGGGAGCAGTAGACATGATGGAAGATGTTCACTTTGTCACCTGGAGGGTAGAGAGCCTCACACACTGGGACATAAAACCAATTTGCTACATACATGTAAACTCTGAGCAGTGCGAACTCGGGCCCTCAGTTACTGTTTACA AGTGTCCAGACCGGGTGTCCATCAGCACCGTGAATCACAAAGGGCCGATGATTGAAGGCAGAGAGTACGAGCTCCAGTGTGATGTTCAGAATGTTGCTCCTGTTCATCTCCTCACTGTGAACTGGTACAAAGGACAACATCTAGTGAAAAGAGAAAGCTTTTCTGATAAGAGCACATTTCCATCTAATAAAACCACAACACTTCAGATCTCCCCGAGCAGAGATGATGATGCAGTTCAGTACAGATGTGAGGCAGAACTGAATCTGGGACCAGAAGGACCTCAACCTCCTCCTATAGTGACATCAGATCCTCTCAACATTGCAGTTCACT ATAAACCCTTAATAACTTGTTCAGATTGGTCTCCTATGATAAATACCCCCTTGGACTCTTATCCTTATAATGTTATGGGAAATCCATCTCCAAATATCACCTGGTATCGAGACAAATCATCGGTCAGCACTAGTACACGTCTCAGCAGGAACGACTCGGGCCAGTATCAATACGTTGCCTCTAATGTGATAGGAAGTGCATCCTGTGTCACAAAGATCACAGTGGAGT ATGCTCCTACATTTACATGTCCTGCACACTATGAGGGGATGGAGCATGAGTCCTTCTTAGATAAATGTTCAGTTATGGCTTCTCCTGCAGCAGACATCACCTGGGAAAAAGATGGGAAAATAGTGAACCCTCTTCATAATCTCGCAAGGGAGGATAGCGGCTCATATTTGATAACAGCCGTGAACAAGCATGGAACTGAGCACCACAAGTTGACCATTAATGTTCTCT ATGGCCCACGAATTAAGCCAGACAATCCATTGGAAGTGGTGAAGGTAGACGAAGAGGTGTCTCTGAGCTGCACTGCTGAGGGAAATCCAGAGCCGGAAGTGAGATGGAGCTTTCAAAATCATGTTATGGCCACTGGAAGGCGGCAAACAGTATTAACAATATCTAACACATCGCTTACTGATGCTGGTGTATATACGTGCACTGCTACAAACAATCTCGGGAACGACATAAGGACAGTCTCACTGATGGTAGAAA GTGATTGTCCCATTAAAATACAGCCTGTTAAATTAATGGTGGAGTTTGGAGATTCAGTCTCAGCTATCTGTTCTACAACCATCGCCCACAAAGGCATGGGCTGGGAGGCATCTCAGGGAGCAGTAGACATGATGGAAGAGGTCCAGAACATCACCTGGAGGGTAGAGAGCCTCATTACCTGGGACATAAAACCAATTTGCTACATAAATGTAAACTTCGAGCAGTGTGAACTCGGGCTCTCACTTACTATTTACA AGCGTCCAGACTGGGTGTCCATCAGCACCGTGAATCACAAAGGGCCGATGACTGAAGGCAGAGAGTACGAGCTCCAGTGTGATGTTCAGAATGTTGCTCCTGTTCAAAACCTCACTGTGAACTGGTACAAAGGACAACATCTAGTGAAAAGAGAAAGCTTTTCTGATAAGAGCCCATTTCCAGATAATAAAACCACAACACTTCAGATCTCCCCGAGCAGAGATGATGATGGAGTTCAGTACAGATGTGAGGCAGAACTGATTCTGGGACCAGAAGGACCTCAACCTCCTCCTATAGTGACAGCAGATCCTCTCAACATTGCAGTTCACT ACAAACCCGTAATAACTTGTTCAGATTGGTCTCCTATGATAAATACCCCCTTGGACTCTTATCCTTATAATGTTATGGGAAATCCATCTCCAAATATCACCTGGTATCGAGACAAATCACCGGTCAGCACTAGTATACGTCTCAGCAGGAACGACTTGGGCCAGTATCAATACGTTGCCTCTAATGTGATAGGAAGTGCATCCTGTGTCACAAAGATCACAGTGGAGT ATGCTCCTACATTTACATGTCCTGCACACTATGAGGGGATGGAGCATGAGTCCTTCTTAGATAAATGTTCAGTTATGGCTTCTCCTGCAGCAGACATCACCTGGGAAAAAGATGGGAAAATAGTGAACCCTCTTCATAATCTCACAAGTGAGGATAGCGGCTCATATTTGATAACAGCCGTGAACAAGCATGGAACTGAGAAACACAAGTTGACCATTAATGTTTTCT GTGATTGTCCCGTTAAAATACAGCCTGTTAAATTAGTGGTGGAGTTTGGAGATTCAGTCTCAGCTAACTGTTCTACAACCATCGCCCACAAAGGCATGGGCTGGGAGGCATCTCAGGGAGCAGTAGAGATGATGGAAGATGTTCACTTTGTCACCTGGAGGGTAGAGAGCCTCACGCACTGGGACATAAAACCATTTTGCTACATAAATGTAAACTCCGAGCATTGCGAACCCTGGCTCTCAGTTACTATTTACA AGCGTCCAGACTGGGTGTCCATCAGCACCGTGAATCACACAGGGCCGATGACTGAAGGCAGAGAGTACGAGCTCCAGTGTGATGTTCAGAATGTTGCTCCTGTTCATCTCCTCACTGTGAACTGGTACAAAGGACAACATCTAGTGAAAAGAGAAAGCTTTTCTGATAAGAGCCCATTTCCAGATAATAAAACCACAACACTTCAGATCTCCCCGAGCAGAGATGATGATGGAGTTCAGTACAGATGTGAGGCAGAACTGAATCTGGGACCAGAAGGACCTCAACCTCCTCCTAAAGTGACATCAGATCCTCTCAACATTGCAGTTCACT TGGACTGA